From a single Sorghum bicolor cultivar BTx623 chromosome 5, Sorghum_bicolor_NCBIv3, whole genome shotgun sequence genomic region:
- the LOC110435715 gene encoding uncharacterized protein LOC110435715 isoform X1 encodes MWLQAGSLGSDGSSSPSFLTGDGACSSPPVFVTAPSQPAAAPLPATTGAPDLVAVDHTSATFYTSHGSASYLPAAMEAPRTGDSATSAILAPVIEETGQKDLGFLKNVSLGCNEDMEKFQQPKVFTHAPDTKKT; translated from the exons ATGTGGCTGCAGGCTGGGAGTCTCGGCAGCGATGGGTCCTCCTCGCCATCCTTCCTCACTGGCGACGGCGCCTGCTCCTCCCCACCGGTGTTCGTGACTGCTCCTTCCcaaccggcggcggcgcctctcCCAGCAACGACTGGAGCCCCAGATCTGGTGGCGGTAGACCACACTAGCGCCACCTTCTACACCAGCCACGGCAGCGCCTCATATCTACCAGCGGCGATGGAAGCTCCCAGAACTGGGGACTCTGCTACAAGCGCCATCCTGGCACCCGTCATAGAAGAAACAGGCCAGAAG gaTCTGGGCTTTTTAAAGAATGTCAGTTTGGGCTGCAATGAG GACATGGAAAAATTCCAGCAACCTAAGGTATTCACACATGCTCCTGACACCAAGAAGACCTAG
- the LOC110435715 gene encoding uncharacterized protein LOC110435715 isoform X2, with product MWLQAGSLGSDGSSSPSFLTGDGACSSPPVFVTAPSQPAAAPLPATTGAPDLVAVDHTSATFYTSHGSASYLPAAMEAPRTGDSATSAILAPVIEETGQKDLGFLKNVSLGCNEVHCACNFVTKHVWQIGPV from the exons ATGTGGCTGCAGGCTGGGAGTCTCGGCAGCGATGGGTCCTCCTCGCCATCCTTCCTCACTGGCGACGGCGCCTGCTCCTCCCCACCGGTGTTCGTGACTGCTCCTTCCcaaccggcggcggcgcctctcCCAGCAACGACTGGAGCCCCAGATCTGGTGGCGGTAGACCACACTAGCGCCACCTTCTACACCAGCCACGGCAGCGCCTCATATCTACCAGCGGCGATGGAAGCTCCCAGAACTGGGGACTCTGCTACAAGCGCCATCCTGGCACCCGTCATAGAAGAAACAGGCCAGAAG gaTCTGGGCTTTTTAAAGAATGTCAGTTTGGGCTGCAATGAG GTACATTGTGCTTGCAATTTTGTGACCAAACATGTGTGGCAGATTGGTCCTGTATAG